A stretch of the Chanos chanos chromosome 1, fChaCha1.1, whole genome shotgun sequence genome encodes the following:
- the smarcad1a gene encoding LOW QUALITY PROTEIN: SWI/SNF-related matrix-associated actin-dependent regulator of chromatin subfamily A containing DEAD/H box 1A (The sequence of the model RefSeq protein was modified relative to this genomic sequence to represent the inferred CDS: substituted 1 base at 1 genomic stop codon), whose translation MEEKITKLMEMFPQRERHELLEVIESTSTLDGAVALCLVNFGDRGKEGKLVQVKTEILFSPSDSEEEHQEPSIEKQEAMLRKMQRKLPDLEKEVLRSVLQEHDWDYGNAIGSLLMFSSSDTDSPENKKKKPKVLNEIKPVKEGRGQVEGDEGRRKQEKTSSLSRWISSVPSRSSKTETQKLHNDVSTVKTSLAKSKTKAEVKREKEPSDSENEDPSSEVEDLSEDFDSEEEIDNLDTSIRDQIVQFLQDGSLDELTLISGCSLKKAQKIISLRPFKAWDDLKEQFDKDNGLSLELVQGCRVVLRQREVVLKLMGKCETIARKMMKDVTQVIEKGMGSMKQPSVLNSSFKLQPYQLIGLKWLILMYQNNLSGILADEMGLGKTIQAIAFLAHLYQKGVDGPHLITVPSSTLDNWVRELGLWCPALKVLVYYGSVEDRRYLRHDILNKEVEFNVIVTTYNLAIGNESDRSLFRKLKLKYAVFDEGHMLKNMNSLRYRHLMAINAEHRLLLTGTPLQNNLLELMSLLNFIMPSMFSSSTSQMAKMFSTKSSEEGSSFHKDRITQAKLIMKPFILRRVKSEVLKHLPPKKEKIEMCAMSEKQEQLYTKLFNKLRRSAIGESMXKELCNVMMQLRKMANHPLLHRQYYTTEKLAAMSRAMLKEPTHYDADPALIQEDMEVMSDFELHTLCLQYSTIQSFKLDKELLLDSGKFRLLTKLLASLKDKGDRVVLFSQFTMMLDIVEVLLKHLDHRYVRLDGSTPMAERIGLIDKYNTNPEIFVFLLSTRAGGQGINLASANVVILHDIDCNPFNDKQAEDRCHRMGQTRTVQVIKLISKDTIEACMLRVGQEKLKLEQDMTTDEGDEGTMTEDMAELLKVSLGL comes from the exons atggaggagaagattACCAAGCTAATGGAGAtgtttccacagagagagaggcatgagCTGCTGGAG gtGATTGAAAGCACAAGTACTCTGGATGGAGCTGTAGCATTGTGCCTGGTAAACTTTGGAGACAGAG GCAAAGAGGGAAAGTTGGTCCAAGTGAAGACCGAGATCTTGTTCAGCCCA TCTGACTCTGAAGAGGAGCATCAGGAGCCCAGCATAGAGAAGCAGGAAGCTATGTTGCGCAAGATGCAGAGAAAACTCCCTGACTTGGAGAAGGAG GTGCTCAGGAGTGTGTTACAGGAACATGACTGGGACTATGGTAATGCCATAGGTTCACTACTCATGTTTTCATCCTCAG ATACTGATTCtccagaaaacaagaaaaagaaacccaaaGTGTTGAATGAAATCAAGCCTGTGAAAGAGGGCAGAGGTCAGGTGGAAGGAGATGAGGGCAGGCGTAAACAAGAAAAGACCTCAAGTCTCTCGAGATGGATATCATCGGTCCCGAGCAGATCTTCCAAAACAGAAACGCAGAAGCTACACAATGACGTCAGCACAGTCAAGACTTCACTGGCTAAAAGTAAGACCAAAGCAGAGGTCAAACGGGAGAAAGAACCGAGTGATTCCGAGAATGAAGATCCCAGCAGCGAGGTCGAAGATTTATCGGAAGACTTCGATTCAGAAGAGGAAATCGATAACTTAGATACCAGTATCAGAGATCAAATTGTGCAGTTCCTCCAAGACGGGTCGTTGGATGAGCTGACGCTCATTTCTGGCTGTTCTCTCAAGAAGGCTCAGAAGATTATTTCACTGAGGCCCTTTAAGGCTTGGGATGATTTG AAAGAGCAGTTTGACAAGGATAACGGCCTGTCCCTGGAGCTGGTGCAGGGCTGCAGAGTGgtgctcagacagagagaggtggtgcTGAAACTGATGGGAAAATGTGAGACCATTGCCAGAAAGATGATGAAGGATGTGACACAGGTCATAGAGAAAGGAATGGGGTCCATGAAACAGCCCAGTGTCCTCAATAGCAG CTTCAAATTACAACCCTATCAGCTGATTGGACTGAAATGGCTCATTCTCATGTACCAGAATAATCTTAGTGGAATCCTGGCCGATGAGATG GGTCTGGGAAAGACCATCCAGGCCATTGCGTTCCTGGCTCATCTGTATCAGAAGGGTGTTGACGGCCCCCATCTCATTACTGTGCCCTCTTCAACCCTGG aTAACTGGGTTAGGGAGCTAGGGCTTTGGTGCCCTGCTCTTAAAGTGCTTGTCTATTATG gttCTGTGGAAGACCGCAGATACCTGCGTCATGATATCCTCAACAAAGAGGTGGAATTCAACGTTATAGTGACCAC ATATAACCTAGCAATAGGAAATGAGAGTGACCGTAGTCTTTTCCGCAAGCTTAAATTGAAATACGCGGTGTTTGACGAGGGTCACATGCTTAAGAACATGAACTCGCTACGCTACCGCCACCTGATGGCCATCAAT GCCGAACACAGATTACTTTTGACTGGAACACCTCTTCAGAACAACCTGCTGGAACTCATGTCTCTGCTCAACTTCATCATGCCATCCATGTTCTCCAGCAGCACCTCCCAGATGGCCAAGATGTTCTCCACG AAATCCTCAGAGGAAGGGAGCAGTTTTCATAAGGATCGCATCACCCAGGCCAAACTCATCATGAAGCCCTTCATTCTCAGACGAGTGAAGAGCGAG gtGCTGAAACATCTCCCTCcaaagaaggagaagattgagatGTGTGCTATGAGTGAGAAGCAAGAACAGCTTTACACCAAGCTTTTCAACAAGCTCAGACGCTCGGCCATTGGGGAGAGTATGT agaaaGAGCTTTGTAATGTGATGATGCAGCTGAGGAAGATGGCCAATCACCCACTGTTACACCGGCAGTATTATACCACAGAGAAACTGGCCGCTATGAGCCGTGCAATGCTCAAG GAACCCACACATTATGATGCAGACCCAGCTCTCATCCAGGAGGACATGGAGGTGATGTCCGATTTTGAGCTGCACACCCTCTGTCTGCAGTACTCCACCATACAGAGTTTCAAGCTGGACAAAGAACTCCTGCTGGACTCCGGCAAGTTCCGCCTGCTCACCAAACTGCTGGCGAGTCTGAAAGACAAG ggagACAGAGTGGTGCTCTTCAGTCAGTTTACCATGATGCTGGACATTGTGGAAGTTCTGCTGAAGCACTTGGACCATCGTTACGTTCGGCTGGATGGGTCCACGCCAATGGCAGAAAG GATTGGCCTCATcgacaaatacaacacaaaccCAGAgatctttgttttccttttgtcaaCACGCGCCGGTGGCCAAGGCATTAACCTGGCCTCAGCTAACGTCGTCATATTGCACGACATTGACTGTAACCCCTTCAATGACAAGCAAGCGGAGGACCGATGTCATCGAATGGGGCAGACCAG GACTGTTCAAGTAATCAAACTCATCAGTAAGGACACCATAGAGGCCTGCATGCTCCGAGTGGGGCAGGAAAAGCTCAAACTGGAACAGGATATGACTACTGACGAAG GTGATGAGGGAACCATGACTGAAGATATGGCAGAGTTGCTGAAGGTCTCACTGGGTTTGTGA